One part of the Streptococcus sp. oral taxon 431 genome encodes these proteins:
- a CDS encoding nucleoside-diphosphate sugar epimerase/dehydratase, translated as MNKKMTDYVIDLVEVLNKQQKQVFWGIFDAASMISSIIVSYILFYGLINPAPVDYVIYTSLTFLFYQIMIGFWGLNASISRYSKITDFMKIFIGVSVSSVLSYLLCYAFLPLFSVRFIVLFILLTTFLILFPRITWQLIYSRRKKSDGEGEHRRTFLIGAGDGGALFMNSYQHPTSDLELVGVLDNDEKKKGQKLGGIPVLGSYEQLPELSKRHQIEKVIVAIPSLDPSEYERILKMCNQLGLKCYKMPKIESVVQGLHPQVGGFQKIDITDLLGRKEIQLDESRLGSEITGKTILVTGAGGSIGSEICRQVSRFNPERVVLLGHGENSIYLIYHELIRSFQGIDYVPVIADIQDYDRLLQVFEQYQPAIVYHAAAHKHVPMMERNPKEAFKNNILGTYNVAKAVDAAKVPKMVMISTDKAVNPPNVMGATKRVAELIVTGFNQRSQSTYCAVRFGNVLGSRGSVIPVFERQIAEGGPVTVTDFRMTRYFMTIPEASRLVIHAGAYAKDGEVFILDMGKPVKIYDLAKKMVLLSGRTENEIPIVEVGIRPGEKLYEELLVSTELVDNQVMDKIFVGKVNVMPLEVINQKIEEFRILQGSELKQAIIGFANETTHTH; from the coding sequence ATGAATAAAAAAATGACAGATTATGTAATTGATCTGGTTGAAGTGTTAAATAAACAACAAAAACAAGTCTTTTGGGGGATTTTTGATGCTGCCAGCATGATTTCCTCAATCATTGTTTCTTATATCTTGTTTTATGGATTGATCAATCCAGCTCCTGTGGACTATGTCATCTATACTAGCTTGACCTTCCTTTTCTATCAAATCATGATTGGATTCTGGGGGCTTAATGCCAGCATTAGTCGCTATAGCAAAATCACAGACTTTATGAAGATATTCATCGGAGTAAGTGTCAGCAGTGTCTTGTCTTATCTTCTTTGTTATGCCTTCTTGCCACTTTTCTCTGTGCGCTTTATTGTCCTCTTTATCTTGTTGACAACCTTCTTGATTCTCTTCCCTCGTATCACTTGGCAGTTGATCTATTCTAGACGTAAAAAGAGTGATGGAGAAGGGGAACATCGTCGTACCTTCTTGATTGGTGCGGGAGACGGTGGAGCTCTCTTTATGAACAGCTACCAGCATCCTACGAGTGATCTTGAGTTAGTGGGTGTTTTGGACAATGATGAAAAGAAAAAAGGTCAAAAACTAGGAGGAATCCCAGTCTTAGGATCTTATGAACAGTTACCAGAACTCTCAAAACGTCATCAGATTGAAAAAGTTATCGTTGCGATTCCTTCTCTTGATCCATCCGAGTATGAGCGTATCCTAAAAATGTGTAACCAACTTGGCTTGAAGTGTTATAAGATGCCCAAGATTGAGTCGGTTGTACAAGGATTGCATCCTCAGGTAGGTGGTTTCCAAAAAATCGATATTACGGACCTTTTGGGACGTAAAGAAATTCAACTAGATGAGTCACGCCTAGGCTCAGAAATTACTGGAAAAACCATCTTAGTAACAGGTGCAGGAGGTTCTATCGGGTCTGAGATTTGCCGTCAGGTTAGTCGCTTTAATCCAGAGCGCGTGGTTCTCTTGGGGCATGGGGAAAACTCCATTTATCTGATCTATCATGAATTGATTCGTAGCTTCCAAGGAATTGACTATGTTCCTGTGATTGCAGACATCCAAGACTACGATCGCTTGCTTCAAGTATTTGAGCAGTACCAACCAGCCATTGTTTACCACGCTGCTGCCCATAAGCACGTGCCAATGATGGAACGTAATCCCAAAGAAGCCTTTAAGAATAATATCCTCGGAACTTATAATGTTGCCAAGGCAGTTGACGCCGCTAAGGTACCGAAGATGGTCATGATTTCGACAGATAAGGCTGTTAATCCACCAAATGTTATGGGAGCTACCAAACGTGTGGCAGAGTTGATTGTTACAGGATTTAACCAACGTAGCCAGTCTACCTATTGTGCGGTTCGTTTTGGGAATGTTCTCGGTAGCCGTGGTAGTGTGATTCCAGTATTTGAGCGTCAGATTGCAGAGGGTGGTCCAGTGACTGTGACAGACTTCCGTATGACTCGTTACTTTATGACCATTCCAGAAGCTAGCCGTTTAGTGATCCATGCAGGAGCTTATGCTAAAGATGGAGAAGTCTTTATTCTTGATATGGGCAAACCAGTTAAAATTTATGATTTGGCCAAGAAAATGGTTCTTCTCAGTGGACGTACTGAAAATGAAATTCCAATTGTAGAAGTGGGAATCCGTCCAGGTGAGAAACTCTATGAGGAGTTGTTGGTATCTACTGAATTGGTTGATAATCAAGTCATGGATAAGATTTTTGTTGGTAAAGTTAATGTCATGCCACTTGAAGTTATCAATCAAAAGATTGAAGAATTCCGTATCTTGCAAGGTTCAGAGTTGAAGCAAGCCATTATCGGTTTTGCAAATGAAACAACTCACACTCATTAA
- a CDS encoding glycosyltransferase → MSENRKFSVLMSVYVKENPAFLEEAVESILHQTLKPSEVVIVEDGPLTPELYQVLEKLEAQSSIPIKRCPLEQNRGLGLALQYGVLQCQYDVIARMDTDDIAVEDRFEQQFDLMEKENLDLLGGHIAEFIDQPDEIVSYRRVPIKHEDIIAYQRMRSAFNHMTVMFKREMVLKAGNYEDGLYMEDDLLWLNMISAGARTGNVDQILCKVRVGAGMFERRGGLRYLKLYRQARQRMHARGQISYGEYLKSVLIQVVVALCPGFVRQFIFLKLLRKSK, encoded by the coding sequence GTGTCTGAAAATCGGAAATTTAGTGTCTTGATGTCAGTCTATGTTAAAGAAAATCCAGCCTTTCTAGAAGAGGCAGTAGAGAGTATCTTACATCAAACGCTCAAACCTAGCGAAGTGGTAATCGTCGAAGATGGACCACTGACACCTGAACTCTATCAAGTTTTGGAAAAATTGGAAGCACAGTCAAGTATTCCAATCAAACGTTGTCCGCTTGAGCAAAATCGCGGCTTAGGTTTGGCGCTTCAGTACGGTGTCTTACAGTGCCAATATGACGTCATTGCTCGTATGGATACAGATGATATTGCAGTCGAAGACCGTTTCGAACAACAGTTTGACTTGATGGAAAAGGAAAACTTGGACTTGCTGGGTGGTCATATCGCAGAATTTATTGACCAACCTGACGAGATTGTGTCTTACCGTCGTGTACCGATTAAGCATGAGGATATCATTGCTTACCAACGTATGAGAAGTGCCTTTAATCACATGACTGTTATGTTCAAAAGAGAGATGGTTTTAAAAGCAGGCAACTACGAAGACGGTCTTTATATGGAAGATGACCTCCTCTGGCTCAATATGATTAGCGCTGGTGCTCGGACTGGGAATGTGGACCAGATTCTGTGTAAGGTGCGCGTGGGAGCGGGGATGTTTGAACGCCGTGGTGGTCTTCGTTATCTCAAACTCTATCGCCAAGCACGTCAAAGAATGCACGCGCGTGGACAGATTTCTTATGGTGAATATCTGAAAAGTGTTTTAATCCAAGTTGTCGTTGCCCTATGTCCAGGCTTTGTGCGACAATTTATCTTTTTAAAACTATTGAGAAAAAGCAAATAG
- a CDS encoding CynX/NimT family MFS transporter — MKKRSLFFILGIILIGAVLRAPFTALPTILGDIAQGLGVEVSSLGVLTSLPLLMFALFSSFATRLAQKIGLEHLFTYSLLVLTVGSAIRIFNLPLLYLGTLLIGASVAIFNVLLPSAIQANYPQKISLLTTVYVTSMGIATALASYLSVPITQATSWKGLILCLSFVCLLTLAVWFPNHRHNHFLEGHEKKQKKENILKDKKVWAIIVFGGLQSLLFYTSMTWLPTMAISAGLSHTDAGLLASIFSLISIPFSMTIPSLTTRLSNRHRQIMLTVISLAGMLGIAMLLYPSKSFLYWLVAHLLIGTACSALFPYLMVCFSIKTSSPEKTAQLSGLAQTGGYILAAFGPTLFGYSFDMFQSWIPAVLALLIIDVIMTISLFMVDRADKIL; from the coding sequence ATGAAAAAACGATCACTCTTTTTTATTCTAGGAATTATCTTAATCGGAGCGGTCTTAAGAGCTCCTTTTACGGCCTTACCGACTATTTTAGGAGATATTGCTCAAGGTTTAGGAGTTGAGGTCAGCTCACTTGGAGTTTTGACCAGCCTTCCTCTCTTAATGTTTGCTCTTTTCTCCTCTTTTGCGACGCGTTTGGCTCAAAAGATTGGACTCGAGCACCTTTTTACCTACAGCCTCCTCGTCTTGACCGTGGGTTCAGCGATTCGTATCTTTAATCTCCCACTACTTTATCTGGGAACCCTACTCATCGGAGCTAGTGTCGCTATTTTTAACGTACTTCTTCCTAGTGCCATTCAGGCCAACTATCCACAAAAGATTAGTCTCCTGACGACGGTTTATGTGACTTCCATGGGAATCGCAACAGCTCTTGCTTCCTATCTCTCTGTTCCCATTACTCAGGCGACATCTTGGAAAGGCTTGATCCTCTGCCTATCCTTTGTCTGCCTACTCACTTTAGCTGTCTGGTTTCCCAATCATCGCCACAATCATTTTCTAGAAGGACATGAGAAAAAACAAAAGAAAGAGAACATTCTAAAAGACAAGAAAGTTTGGGCTATTATTGTATTCGGCGGACTTCAGTCCTTGCTCTTCTATACTAGCATGACCTGGTTACCAACCATGGCCATCAGTGCAGGACTATCTCATACGGACGCTGGTCTTCTGGCTTCTATCTTTTCACTGATCAGTATCCCCTTCTCGATGACCATTCCAAGTTTAACAACTCGTTTGTCCAATCGTCACCGTCAAATCATGCTGACAGTCATCTCTCTCGCTGGAATGCTTGGAATTGCTATGCTCCTATACCCGAGCAAGAGTTTCCTTTACTGGTTAGTAGCGCATCTCTTGATTGGTACTGCTTGTAGCGCTCTTTTCCCTTATCTCATGGTTTGCTTCTCCATCAAAACTAGCTCCCCTGAAAAGACAGCCCAATTATCTGGACTTGCCCAGACCGGTGGTTACATCCTAGCAGCCTTTGGACCAACTCTGTTTGGCTATAGTTTTGACATGTTTCAATCTTGGATTCCAGCTGTTCTGGCTCTCCTCATCATTGATGTAATCATGACAATCTCCCTCTTTATGGTGGATCGAGCGGATAAAATCCTTTAA
- a CDS encoding DUF2971 domain-containing protein — protein MDEQKYNLEQSLEELGKLLDLSVKETDKAICEALAEKARIIYEQYSESEDTALLYAMLLFNLLVEQVNVEERINTAKNIKEIFERFNQSEDIALQYIMTLVNLSAKQENVEERINTAKNIKEIFECFNQSEDIALQYAMALVNLSAKQDNVEDLLKTSKAVKQIFDSFKHSEDIALHYTRTLANLSFEQENVEERLNTANAVEQIFDSFKHSDSIALRYAMVLVNLSAKQENVEDLLNTANAVEKIFDSFKHSEDIALQYTRTLANLSFEQKNVEDRLKTSIAVKQIFDSFKHSETIALHYTIALANLSAKQENVEELLNAANAVEQIFDSFKHSEDIALQYTRTLANLSFEQENVEELLNTANAVKQIFELFKHSESIALRYAMALVDLSAKQENVEELLNTAKVVEQIFELFKHSEDIALHYAMALVNLSAKQENVEDRLNAAKTIKQIFEFFKHSEAIALRYTMALVNLSAKQGNVEELLNTVKEIEQIFELFEHSERIALHYTMALVNLSVKQGNVEDRLNTAKAVEQIFELFKHSESIALRYAMALVNLSAKQENVEELLNTTNKIEQTFELFKHSEDIALHYAMALVNLSAKQGNVEELLNTVKEIEQIFELFKHSESIALRYAIALANLSFEQENVEDRLNTANKIEQTFELFKHSEDIALRYAMALVDLSTKQGNVEERLNTANKIEQAFELFKHSEDIALHYAMALVNLSAKQENVEDRLNAAKTIKQIFEFFKHSEAIALRYTMALVNLSAKQGNVEELLNTVKEIEQIFELFEHSERIALHYTMALVNLSFEQENVEELLNTANEIRQIFKLFKHSEDIALHYTMVLFNLAVKQENVEELLNTANEIRQIFELFKHSEDIALHYAMALVNLSAKQENVEERLNTANKVEQIFKLFKHSEDIALRYTMVLFNSSVDQEEGEELLNTINKIEQIFELFKYSEDIALRYAKTLVNLSNLQDDIEDIVNKILDILKNVSSVEIFNILVDMLQNNPAIKLDTDKIPTTSLTKILDKLCLNSNIDTDRELLIRALNLKLGSDRKLVLNTKYDILNGWIEYYKEVKDKDKLNQLIDIYRIVQEIKFKLGLKEDNKELQFGHYTKGSTLQVMLDQEENEKKKNTFSVSGKTRLYNANYMNDPEEGIVIEKILGLDRRDILEPSSWFLMSFTSKTDDLAMWSQYGDDAKGVCLVLREDDFSRFTSFNDVSWRKEAIPIVETVNTIESTLLYDLKSSPNELNNIKPTIAIKDEEKRSKSEKKENVPKGNSDYLYRIAYVKNIDKDKDIDEDIELEQTELFSKSEIEDLAKMLNSLKKKLDSGSKVKEENYQNAISECIEEIRYLFKSVDYKYENELRILRYANLDPSNKEIKIDKTSGVGKLYVERKNSIQIGEVIFGPKFPNPEYVTPLLKLLDGNIDYKKSTIKFR, from the coding sequence ATGGATGAACAGAAATACAATTTGGAACAAAGTTTAGAAGAGTTAGGTAAGCTCCTTGACTTATCGGTCAAGGAAACAGATAAGGCTATATGTGAAGCTCTAGCAGAAAAAGCAAGAATAATTTATGAACAATACTCTGAATCAGAAGACACTGCTTTACTTTATGCTATGCTTCTTTTCAATTTGTTGGTTGAACAAGTGAATGTTGAGGAGCGAATAAACACTGCAAAAAACATCAAAGAAATTTTCGAGCGTTTCAACCAGTCTGAAGACATTGCTTTACAATATATTATGACTTTAGTAAATTTATCAGCTAAACAAGAAAATGTTGAGGAGCGAATAAACACTGCAAAAAACATCAAAGAAATTTTCGAGTGTTTCAACCAGTCTGAAGACATTGCTTTACAATATGCTATGGCTTTAGTCAATTTATCAGCTAAACAAGATAATGTTGAGGATTTACTGAAGACTAGCAAAGCAGTCAAACAAATTTTTGATAGCTTCAAGCACTCTGAAGATATTGCATTACATTATACTAGAACTTTAGCCAATTTGTCGTTTGAACAAGAAAATGTTGAGGAGCGATTGAACACTGCCAATGCAGTTGAACAAATTTTTGATAGCTTCAAGCACTCTGATAGTATTGCCTTACGGTATGCTATGGTTTTAGTTAATTTGTCAGCTAAACAAGAAAATGTTGAGGATTTACTGAATACTGCCAATGCAGTTGAAAAAATTTTTGATAGCTTCAAGCACTCGGAAGACATTGCTTTACAATATACTAGAACTTTAGCCAATTTGTCATTTGAACAAAAAAATGTTGAGGATCGATTGAAAACTTCCATTGCAGTCAAACAAATTTTTGATAGCTTCAAGCACTCTGAAACCATTGCATTACATTATACTATAGCTCTAGCCAATTTATCAGCTAAACAAGAAAATGTTGAGGAATTACTGAACGCTGCCAATGCAGTTGAACAAATTTTTGATAGCTTCAAGCACTCGGAAGACATTGCTTTACAATATACTAGAACTTTAGCCAATTTGTCATTTGAACAAGAAAATGTTGAGGAATTACTGAACACTGCCAATGCAGTCAAACAAATTTTTGAGCTCTTCAAGCATTCTGAAAGTATTGCATTACGTTATGCTATGGCTTTAGTTGATTTGTCAGCTAAACAAGAAAATGTTGAGGAATTACTGAACACTGCCAAGGTAGTTGAACAAATTTTTGAGCTCTTTAAGCATTCTGAAGATATTGCCTTACATTATGCTATGGCTTTAGTCAATTTGTCAGCTAAACAAGAAAATGTCGAGGATCGATTAAACGCTGCCAAGACGATCAAACAAATTTTTGAGTTCTTTAAGCATTCCGAAGCCATTGCATTACGTTACACAATGGCTTTAGTCAATCTGTCAGCTAAACAAGGAAATGTTGAGGAATTACTGAACACTGTCAAGGAAATCGAACAAATTTTTGAGCTCTTCGAGCATTCTGAACGCATTGCCTTACATTATACAATGGCTTTAGTCAATTTGTCAGTTAAACAAGGAAATGTTGAGGATCGATTGAACACTGCTAAGGCAGTTGAACAAATTTTTGAGCTCTTCAAGCACTCTGAAAGTATTGCATTACGTTATGCTATGGCTTTAGTCAATCTGTCAGCTAAACAAGAAAATGTTGAGGAATTACTGAATACTACCAATAAAATCGAACAAACTTTTGAGCTCTTCAAGCATTCTGAAGATATTGCCTTACATTATGCTATGGCTTTAGTCAATCTGTCAGCTAAACAAGGAAATGTTGAGGAATTACTGAACACTGTCAAGGAAATCGAACAAATTTTTGAGCTCTTCAAGCACTCTGAAAGTATTGCCTTACGGTATGCTATAGCTTTAGCCAATTTGTCATTTGAACAAGAAAATGTTGAGGATCGATTGAACACTGCCAATAAAATCGAACAAACTTTTGAGCTCTTCAAGCATTCTGAAGACATTGCCTTACGGTATGCTATGGCTTTAGTCGATTTGTCAACTAAACAAGGAAATGTTGAGGAACGTTTAAACACTGCCAATAAAATCGAACAAGCTTTTGAACTCTTCAAACATTCTGAAGATATTGCCTTACATTATGCTATGGCTTTAGTCAATTTGTCAGCTAAACAAGAAAATGTCGAGGATCGATTAAACGCTGCCAAGACGATCAAACAAATTTTTGAGTTCTTTAAGCATTCCGAAGCCATTGCATTACGTTACACAATGGCTTTAGTCAATCTGTCAGCTAAACAAGGAAATGTTGAGGAATTACTGAACACTGTCAAGGAAATCGAACAAATTTTTGAGCTCTTCGAGCATTCTGAACGCATTGCCTTACATTATACAATGGCTTTAGTCAATTTGTCGTTTGAACAAGAAAATGTTGAGGAATTACTGAATACTGCCAATGAAATCAGACAAATTTTTAAACTCTTCAAGCATTCTGAAGATATTGCCTTACATTATACTATGGTTCTGTTCAATTTGGCGGTTAAACAAGAAAATGTTGAGGAATTACTGAATACTGCCAATGAAATCAGACAAATTTTTGAACTCTTCAAGCATTCTGAAGATATTGCCTTACATTATGCTATGGCTTTAGTCAATTTGTCAGCTAAACAAGAAAATGTTGAGGAACGTTTGAACACTGCAAATAAAGTCGAACAAATTTTTAAGCTCTTCAAGCATTCTGAAGATATTGCCTTACGTTATACTATGGTTCTGTTCAATTCGTCTGTTGACCAAGAAGAGGGCGAAGAATTACTGAATACTATCAATAAAATCGAACAAATTTTTGAACTCTTCAAGTATTCTGAAGACATTGCATTACGCTATGCTAAGACTCTAGTCAATCTTTCAAATCTGCAAGATGATATCGAGGATATAGTTAATAAAATATTAGATATCTTAAAAAATGTTTCTAGCGTTGAAATATTTAATATTCTAGTGGATATGTTACAAAACAACCCTGCTATAAAATTGGATACAGATAAGATTCCAACTACTAGTCTCACAAAAATTTTAGATAAGCTGTGTTTAAATTCTAATATCGACACAGACAGAGAACTACTAATTCGTGCTTTAAACCTTAAACTTGGTTCAGATCGTAAACTAGTTTTAAATACAAAATATGATATTTTAAATGGTTGGATTGAATACTATAAAGAGGTTAAAGATAAAGATAAACTCAATCAACTAATAGATATCTATAGGATCGTTCAAGAAATCAAATTTAAACTTGGTTTGAAAGAAGATAATAAGGAGCTTCAATTTGGTCATTATACCAAAGGGAGTACTCTACAAGTTATGTTAGATCAAGAGGAGAATGAAAAGAAGAAAAATACTTTTTCGGTATCTGGGAAAACTCGCTTGTATAATGCTAATTATATGAATGATCCTGAAGAAGGAATCGTCATAGAAAAGATATTAGGTTTAGATAGACGAGATATCTTAGAACCAAGCTCATGGTTTTTAATGAGTTTTACTAGCAAAACGGATGATCTAGCTATGTGGTCCCAGTATGGTGATGATGCCAAAGGTGTTTGTCTAGTACTTCGTGAAGATGATTTTTCTAGATTTACTTCCTTCAATGATGTTTCGTGGCGTAAAGAGGCCATCCCCATAGTAGAGACAGTGAATACGATAGAATCTACTCTATTGTACGATTTAAAAAGCTCACCAAATGAATTAAATAATATTAAACCAACTATAGCTATTAAAGATGAAGAAAAAAGATCGAAATCTGAAAAAAAAGAGAATGTACCAAAAGGGAATAGTGATTATCTCTATAGAATAGCCTATGTTAAAAATATAGATAAAGATAAAGATATAGATGAAGATATAGAACTTGAACAAACCGAACTATTTAGTAAGTCCGAAATAGAAGATTTAGCAAAAATGTTGAATAGTTTAAAGAAAAAACTAGATAGTGGTTCAAAAGTTAAGGAGGAGAACTATCAAAATGCTATTTCTGAATGTATCGAAGAAATTCGCTACTTATTTAAATCTGTCGATTACAAATATGAAAATGAACTTCGTATCTTACGCTATGCCAACCTAGACCCTAGCAATAAGGAAATAAAAATTGATAAAACCTCTGGAGTAGGTAAACTTTATGTAGAACGAAAAAATTCAATTCAAATCGGTGAAGTTATTTTCGGTCCCAAGTTTCCGAATCCTGAGTATGTAACTCCTTTACTAAAACTATTGGATGGAAATATTGATTATAAAAAATCTACGATAAAATTCAGATAG
- a CDS encoding PadR family transcriptional regulator produces MYFPTSAALIEFLILAILEQGDSYGYEISQTIKLIAKIKESTLYPILKKLDTNRYLTTYSREYQGRMRKYYSLTEIGEEQLFVLREEWTLYTDTINGIIEGSIRHDKN; encoded by the coding sequence ATGTATTTTCCAACATCAGCGGCTTTGATTGAATTTCTCATCTTGGCCATCCTAGAACAAGGGGATTCCTATGGTTATGAGATTAGCCAAACCATTAAACTCATTGCCAAAATCAAGGAATCTACCCTCTACCCCATCTTGAAAAAACTGGATACCAACCGCTATCTGACTACATACTCTCGCGAATACCAAGGTCGGATGCGGAAGTACTACTCCTTGACAGAGATTGGGGAGGAGCAACTATTTGTACTCAGAGAAGAGTGGACACTCTACACTGACACTATCAATGGCATCATAGAAGGGAGCATTCGCCATGACAAGAACTGA
- a CDS encoding DUF1700 domain-containing protein: MTRTEYLNQLEAYLMKLPQSDRIEAMDYFKELFDDAGPEGEEELIASLGSPKEAAHDVLTTLLDKKINEENSSKNDRHILRIALLALLAAPIGIPVGIGLLMAIIGIFIAAVSVLIAFFAVSAAGMVLGAILLFESFYVLAESTSAFILIFGGGLLAIGASSLVLLATSYVTRFFGLLVLRLIQWILNRGKRGERHA; the protein is encoded by the coding sequence ATGACAAGAACTGAATATTTGAATCAGCTTGAAGCCTATCTGATGAAGCTTCCTCAATCTGATCGCATTGAAGCCATGGATTACTTCAAAGAACTCTTTGATGATGCGGGTCCAGAAGGTGAGGAGGAGCTTATCGCTAGCTTGGGAAGTCCAAAAGAAGCTGCCCATGATGTCCTGACTACACTTCTTGATAAGAAAATCAACGAAGAAAATTCCAGCAAGAACGACCGCCATATTTTACGCATCGCTCTACTAGCCCTTCTTGCAGCTCCTATCGGAATTCCGGTCGGAATTGGTCTTCTCATGGCTATCATCGGGATTTTTATCGCTGCTGTCAGCGTACTTATAGCCTTCTTTGCTGTATCAGCAGCTGGAATGGTTCTCGGAGCTATTCTCCTATTTGAAAGCTTCTACGTCCTGGCTGAATCTACATCTGCTTTTATTCTGATTTTTGGTGGAGGTTTACTAGCTATCGGAGCTTCATCCCTAGTCTTGCTAGCAACTTCCTATGTGACCCGTTTCTTTGGATTACTAGTCCTTCGACTTATCCAATGGATTCTTAATAGAGGAAAGAGAGGTGAAAGACATGCGTAA
- a CDS encoding DUF4097 family beta strand repeat-containing protein gives MRKWTKGFLIFGVVTSIIGFSMMIIGIQTDGVRSLLAMSQNPVFESRMEELVFDQDIENLNISLTEHSLVITESSDDKIHIQYHPTISEKENLQHSIKEKSLEITDTKSTTRRSIGSSIEGILYIASGISSRNDEVVLSLPRGKDLKNLTAQVNHRILSIANAKLSNAKILSNGYLLRITDSEIKNSQLTTVGIVNVFETSLTDSRIQADHEHIKADDIQVHGRVEFEARKDISLELSQKELERINVEFSAEHGDIYRWHRDRRDIPTGGSKGEALANPYKTEKKDTQDLLVAKSNQSIYFP, from the coding sequence ATGCGTAAATGGACAAAAGGATTTCTTATCTTTGGTGTTGTTACCAGTATCATTGGTTTTTCCATGATGATCATCGGGATCCAAACAGATGGTGTCAGAAGCCTCCTTGCAATGTCTCAAAATCCAGTATTTGAAAGTCGAATGGAAGAACTCGTTTTTGATCAAGATATTGAAAATCTAAACATCTCACTAACAGAACATTCGCTTGTCATTACGGAGTCAAGCGATGATAAGATTCACATCCAGTACCATCCAACCATCTCTGAAAAAGAAAATCTTCAACACTCTATCAAAGAGAAAAGTCTTGAAATAACTGACACCAAGTCAACTACACGTCGCTCTATAGGTTCTAGTATCGAGGGTATTCTCTATATCGCAAGCGGAATTTCTAGTCGCAATGATGAAGTTGTTCTCTCATTACCAAGAGGAAAAGACTTAAAAAATCTAACTGCCCAGGTAAACCATCGTATCCTTTCAATTGCTAATGCAAAACTCAGCAATGCCAAGATTCTGTCAAATGGCTATCTTCTTCGTATCACTGATAGCGAGATTAAAAATAGCCAACTAACCACAGTTGGAATTGTCAATGTATTTGAAACCAGTCTAACAGATAGCCGCATCCAAGCAGATCATGAACATATCAAGGCAGACGATATCCAAGTGCACGGTAGAGTGGAATTCGAGGCAAGAAAAGATATCTCACTCGAGTTATCCCAAAAGGAACTTGAGCGAATCAATGTTGAGTTTTCTGCTGAACATGGTGATATCTATCGTTGGCATCGAGACAGACGTGACATACCTACGGGAGGCAGTAAAGGTGAAGCATTAGCGAACCCTTACAAAACAGAAAAAAAAGATACGCAAGATCTCCTCGTCGCAAAATCGAATCAAAGTATCTATTTCCCCTAA